One genomic segment of Helianthus annuus cultivar XRQ/B chromosome 14, HanXRQr2.0-SUNRISE, whole genome shotgun sequence includes these proteins:
- the LOC110937339 gene encoding DNA-binding protein BIN4 yields the protein MSSSSREYSPDWLRNVEAPPTTSIWALSSSSSSDAAAAADDDDDQLPISSVVRKSPKETKTWEEEEEEEQHEAQLPKVEEEETSASRLQENDDHKALETTDKKQQTGPYISSSRLPLLLADKVQRSKVLVECEGESIDLSGDLGSVGRVVISDSPSGNQDMLLDLKGTIYKTTILPSRTFCVVSFGQSEAKIEAIMNDFIQLKPQSNVYEAETMVEGTLEGFSFDSEDEGDKHAAQRQTDENEGGEPQSNGKSKGKSETTKKKGKTAVKKPVAKKVTKKKAPVAKKTKAKK from the exons ATGAGCAGCTCGTCGAGAGAATATTCTCCAGACTGGCTTCGTAATGTGGAG GCACCACCAACAACATCAATTTGGGCACTATCCTCCTCCTCCTCTTccgatgctgctgctgctgctgatgatgatgatgatcaactTCCCATAAGCTCTGTCGTCAGGAAGTCCCCAAAA GAAACTAAAACTtgggaggaggaggaggaggaggagcaGCATGAAGCTCAACTCCCAAAGGTGGAAGAAGAAGAAACTTCAGCTTCGCGGCTACAAG AGAATGATGATCACAAGGCTTTAGAAACAACTGATAAGAAGCAGCAAACCGGACCTTAT ATTTCATCTTCAAGGTTGCCTTTGCTGCTTGCTGATAAAGTCCAACGTTCAAAG GTGCTTGTGGAGTGCGAAGGTGAATCTATAGATCTAAGTGGTGATTTGGGTTCTGTTGGGAGGGTGGTTATTTCAGATTCCCCATCTGGGAATCAAGATATGCTTTTGGATTTGAAAG GAACTATCTACAAAACAACTATACTGCCTTCACGAACTTTTTGTGTT gTTAGCTTTGGCCAGTCAGAAGCTAAG ATAGAAGCAATAATGAATGATTTCATTCAGCTGAAGCCACAATCAAATGTTTATGAAGCTGAAACCATGGTTGAAG GAACTCTGGAGGGTTTCTCATTTGACTCTGAAGATGAAGGTGATAAGCATGCTGCGCAGCGTCAAACGGATGAGAACGAGGGTGGTGAGCCGCAAAGCAATGGGAAAAGCAAAGGAAAATCT GAAACAACAAAAAAGAAGGGTAAAACAGCCGTGAAAAAGCCGGTAGCAAAGAAGGTTACTAAAAAGAAAGCTCCGGTGGCAAAGAAAACCAAGGCAAAGAAATGA